In Blautia wexlerae DSM 19850, a single window of DNA contains:
- the rplU gene encoding 50S ribosomal protein L21, translating to MYAIIATGGKQYKVAEGDVIRVEKLGVEAGETVTFDNVIAVSNDGLKAGEDVKDASVTATVVENGKAKKVIVYKYKRKTGYHKKNGHRQQYTKVKIEKING from the coding sequence ATGTACGCAATTATTGCAACAGGTGGTAAACAGTACAAAGTTGCTGAAGGCGACGTAATCAGAGTTGAGAAACTCGGTGTTGAAGCTGGTGAAACTGTTACTTTTGATAATGTTATTGCAGTAAGCAATGACGGATTAAAAGCTGGTGAAGATGTGAAAGATGCCAGTGTTACCGCTACTGTAGTTGAGAACGGTAAAGCAAAAAAAGTTATCGTTTACAAATACAAGAGAAAAACTGGATATCACAAGAAAAACGGTCACAGACAGCAGTACACTAAAGTAAAAATCGAAAAGATTAACGGTTAA
- the lexA gene encoding transcriptional repressor LexA, with product MPYGRITPKQQEILDYIKNEILNRGFPPAVREICEAVNLKSTSSVHSHLEALEKNGYIRRDATKPRAIEIIDDNFNLVRREVVNVPIIGTVAAGQPLLAVENIEGYFPIPAEFMPNSQSFLLKVKGESMINAGIFDGDQVLVKQQSTAEDGDIVVALIDDGATVKTFHKEKGYYRLQPENDTMEPILVHEGLQILGKVFGVFRLYE from the coding sequence ATGCCATATGGAAGAATCACGCCAAAGCAGCAGGAGATTCTTGATTACATAAAGAATGAGATTTTGAACCGGGGATTTCCGCCGGCAGTTCGTGAAATCTGCGAGGCAGTCAACCTGAAATCTACTTCTTCCGTTCATTCACATCTGGAAGCACTGGAGAAAAATGGATATATCCGCAGAGATGCAACGAAACCACGTGCGATTGAGATTATTGATGACAATTTTAATCTGGTCCGCAGAGAGGTTGTGAATGTTCCCATCATAGGAACTGTGGCAGCCGGACAGCCACTTCTGGCAGTTGAGAATATTGAAGGCTATTTCCCTATCCCTGCAGAGTTTATGCCTAATTCACAGAGCTTTCTGTTGAAAGTAAAAGGGGAAAGTATGATAAACGCCGGAATTTTTGACGGAGATCAGGTTCTGGTTAAACAGCAGTCCACAGCAGAGGATGGAGATATTGTTGTTGCGCTGATCGATGACGGTGCTACAGTTAAGACTTTCCATAAAGAAAAAGGATACTATCGTCTCCAGCCGGAAAATGATACAATGGAGCCAATCCTTGTACATGAAGGTCTTCAGATTCTTGGCAAAGTATTTGGTGTGTTCCGTTTGTATGAATAA
- a CDS encoding ribonuclease E/G has protein sequence MKKLSKLIITQMNIRQIPCYVCAYEEDGKVMELRFEPVGEKSSLGNIYVGQIENIAANIGAAFVQISAGEKCYLQLSDAPNAIYASVKKGDRPLKAGDEILVQISREAMKGKLPAVTTNLNFTGKYLVLTTGDKKFGLSSKLSNDDRSRISKWMEAEVNRPDKEFGIIVRTNAADASKEEILKELEYLKGLYHKAAVDGRSRTCFSCVYRTEPFYISAVRDANSRNLEEIITDIPEISRQISDYLNSNSPEEKEKLRFYDDKLLPLYKLYRLETVLEEIQHEKVWLNSGGFLVIQQTEAFVSIDVNSGKFTGKKKMQETYRKINLEAAKEIARQLRLRNLSGIILIDFINMENPDHQDELFHVLQKYLRKDPVKAKAVDITPLHILELTRKKVRKPVIEEIREL, from the coding sequence GTGAAGAAGTTGAGTAAACTGATTATTACCCAAATGAATATCCGCCAGATTCCATGCTATGTATGTGCGTATGAAGAAGACGGTAAAGTAATGGAACTGCGCTTCGAACCTGTTGGGGAGAAATCTTCTCTTGGAAATATTTATGTTGGACAGATAGAGAATATAGCTGCCAATATCGGTGCTGCATTCGTACAGATTTCTGCCGGGGAAAAATGCTACCTGCAGCTTTCCGATGCTCCAAATGCGATTTATGCTTCTGTAAAAAAAGGTGACCGCCCATTAAAGGCAGGAGATGAAATCCTTGTGCAAATCAGCCGGGAAGCAATGAAGGGAAAACTACCGGCTGTAACCACGAATCTGAATTTTACAGGCAAATATCTGGTTCTTACAACCGGCGATAAGAAATTTGGTCTGTCTTCCAAACTTTCCAATGATGACAGAAGCCGTATCAGTAAGTGGATGGAAGCAGAAGTTAACCGTCCGGATAAAGAGTTTGGTATCATCGTTCGTACAAATGCAGCAGATGCATCAAAAGAAGAAATACTGAAAGAACTGGAATACCTGAAGGGCCTGTATCATAAGGCTGCTGTAGACGGAAGATCCCGTACCTGTTTCAGCTGCGTATATAGAACAGAGCCTTTTTATATCTCTGCGGTCCGCGACGCCAACAGCCGGAACCTGGAAGAGATCATAACAGATATCCCTGAGATATCCCGACAGATTTCTGACTATCTTAACAGTAACAGCCCGGAGGAAAAAGAGAAGCTGCGGTTTTATGATGATAAACTTCTCCCTCTTTACAAACTTTATCGCCTGGAAACTGTCTTAGAAGAAATCCAGCATGAGAAAGTCTGGCTGAACAGTGGTGGATTTCTGGTGATCCAGCAGACAGAAGCCTTCGTATCCATTGATGTAAACAGCGGAAAGTTTACAGGCAAAAAGAAAATGCAGGAAACTTACCGAAAAATCAATTTGGAGGCAGCAAAGGAAATTGCCAGACAGCTGCGTCTCAGAAACCTGTCCGGAATTATCCTGATTGATTTTATTAACATGGAAAATCCGGATCATCAGGATGAACTGTTTCATGTCCTGCAAAAATATCTGCGCAAAGATCCGGTGAAGGCAAAAGCAGTAGACATCACTCCACTACACATCCTGGAACTTACCAGAAAGAAAGTACGAAAACCGGTGATTGAGGAAATCAGAGAATTATAG
- the yqeK gene encoding bis(5'-nucleosyl)-tetraphosphatase (symmetrical) YqeK → MAEYDFIKMQKKLAKYLDEDRYEHTLGVMFTCAALAMVHDCDLITAQTAGLLHDCAKCIPNKKKLKMCSQHHISVSEFEQEHPFLLHAKLGAYVAKAKYDVTDENILSAITWHTTGKPEMTLLEKIVYIADYIEPKRDKAPNLAIVRKLAFQDLDECMYKILGDTLAYLEENPKDIDNATKDAFLYYRDLHMKRQS, encoded by the coding sequence ATGGCAGAGTATGATTTTATAAAAATGCAGAAAAAATTAGCAAAATATCTGGATGAGGATCGTTATGAACATACGTTGGGAGTTATGTTTACATGTGCAGCACTTGCCATGGTTCATGACTGTGATCTGATCACAGCCCAGACTGCCGGACTGCTCCATGACTGTGCAAAATGTATTCCGAACAAAAAGAAGCTGAAAATGTGCAGCCAGCATCATATTTCGGTATCTGAATTCGAACAGGAGCATCCTTTTTTACTTCATGCCAAGCTTGGAGCTTACGTAGCTAAGGCTAAGTATGATGTTACAGATGAAAATATTCTTTCTGCCATCACCTGGCATACTACCGGAAAGCCGGAGATGACACTGTTGGAAAAAATCGTCTATATTGCCGATTATATTGAACCAAAACGTGATAAAGCTCCTAATCTTGCAATTGTACGTAAACTGGCTTTTCAGGATCTTGACGAATGTATGTATAAGATTTTGGGTGATACACTGGCTTATCTGGAGGAAAATCCGAAAGATATTGATAATGCTACGAAAGATGCTTTCTTGTATTACAGGGATTTACACATGAAAAGACAGTCCTGA
- a CDS encoding HlyD family efflux transporter periplasmic adaptor subunit produces MSDNKSKKMPGILARLRMVVGLNIGTIMFGILFIYMAFSAILYFTTTHIESYQVTSGPLSRNETYTGLAIREESLCKADSSGYITYYAREGSKINASGAVYGLSDTKTASAPASLAPEELSKVRTDMMSFSKGFSSSKFNSTYSFKYELKGNILQYAESGNTSSAPLTSDEDGEGNDSGDNDKTADIYPGNQTICQSQSDGIVLYSMDNYEGKTVDAVKAEDFDQNSYHETDLKTSDKVKAGDDIYTIITDERWSLLIPLSDRQVEKLKDRSTIRVKFLKDDMTQNGDFSIITIDGDKYGQIDFNKGLIRYASDRFLDIELVTNTVVGLKIPLTSIVTKDFYVIPSRMATTQDNQTGFTLYEGKNKTTFKNVSIYASIDDSSVSKLAVDEAEQPQIYYVDKSSFKEGDALINTDTGEKYVIGETDTLEGVYCINKGYAVFRRIEILDENEEYAIVSKNTTYGLSRYDHIVRNADKVKEEDILY; encoded by the coding sequence TTGTCTGATAATAAATCAAAAAAAATGCCGGGAATCCTGGCAAGGCTTCGCATGGTCGTGGGGCTGAATATCGGAACGATCATGTTTGGCATCTTATTCATATATATGGCATTCAGTGCCATATTATATTTTACAACTACTCATATTGAATCCTATCAGGTTACATCAGGACCTTTATCCCGCAACGAAACATATACCGGTCTTGCCATACGTGAAGAAAGTTTATGCAAGGCAGATTCATCAGGCTATATTACTTATTATGCAAGGGAGGGCAGTAAGATCAATGCTTCCGGAGCGGTGTACGGACTTAGTGATACAAAAACAGCTTCTGCTCCGGCATCTCTTGCCCCGGAAGAACTTTCAAAGGTACGGACTGATATGATGAGTTTTTCCAAAGGATTCAGTTCAAGTAAATTTAACAGCACCTACAGCTTTAAATATGAACTGAAGGGAAATATCCTTCAATATGCAGAGTCTGGCAATACTTCATCTGCTCCTCTTACTTCAGATGAGGACGGTGAAGGAAATGACAGTGGTGACAATGACAAAACAGCAGATATTTATCCCGGAAATCAAACTATCTGCCAGTCCCAATCTGATGGTATCGTTTTATATTCCATGGATAATTATGAAGGAAAAACAGTAGATGCTGTAAAGGCAGAAGATTTCGATCAGAATTCTTACCATGAAACAGATTTGAAAACTTCCGACAAGGTAAAAGCAGGAGATGATATTTATACCATTATCACAGATGAACGCTGGAGCCTTCTGATTCCTTTGAGCGACAGACAGGTTGAAAAACTGAAAGACCGTTCTACAATACGTGTCAAATTTTTAAAAGACGATATGACACAAAACGGAGATTTTTCCATTATTACCATAGATGGTGACAAATATGGACAGATTGATTTCAATAAAGGTCTGATTCGTTATGCATCTGACCGTTTTTTGGACATTGAACTTGTAACCAACACAGTTGTAGGTCTGAAAATCCCTCTTACCTCTATTGTAACCAAGGATTTTTATGTGATTCCATCCAGAATGGCCACTACACAGGATAATCAGACAGGTTTTACCCTTTATGAGGGGAAAAATAAAACAACATTTAAAAATGTGAGCATTTACGCAAGCATTGATGATTCATCTGTCTCCAAATTGGCAGTGGACGAAGCAGAACAACCTCAGATTTATTATGTTGACAAGAGTTCATTTAAGGAAGGGGATGCCCTGATCAATACGGATACCGGTGAAAAATATGTGATCGGAGAGACAGATACCCTGGAGGGAGTATACTGTATTAATAAAGGCTATGCGGTTTTTCGCCGTATTGAAATACTTGATGAGAACGAAGAATATGCTATTGTATCTAAAAACACCACCTACGGTCTTTCCAGATATGATCACATTGTTCGAAACGCTGATAAAGTAAAGGAAGAAGACATTTTATACTAA
- the rpmA gene encoding 50S ribosomal protein L27 → MMKMNLQLFAHKKGVGSTKNGRDSESKRLGAKRADGQFVKAGNILYRQRGTKIHAGENVGCGKDYTLFALKDGVVRFTRKGRDKKQVSIVPVEAE, encoded by the coding sequence ATGATGAAAATGAACCTTCAGTTATTCGCACATAAAAAAGGAGTTGGTTCTACAAAGAACGGTCGTGATTCCGAATCCAAGAGATTAGGTGCGAAGAGAGCAGACGGACAGTTTGTTAAAGCTGGAAATATTCTTTACAGACAGCGCGGAACTAAGATCCATGCTGGTGAGAACGTAGGCTGCGGTAAAGATTATACTTTATTCGCACTTAAAGATGGTGTCGTAAGATTTACCAGAAAAGGACGCGATAAGAAACAGGTTTCTATCGTTCCAGTAGAAGCAGAATAA
- a CDS encoding TIGR03960 family B12-binding radical SAM protein — translation MRTLALSDEILMKVDKAARYIGGEVNSVMKDKNDVDIRFAMCFPDVYEIGMSNLGMMILYNMFNEREDVWCERVFSPWMDLDKIMREEHIPLFALESQEPVKEFDFLGITLGYEMCYTNVLQVLDLSHVSLLAKDRKEDDPIVIGGGACAYNPEPIAEFFDMFYIGEGETVYDALFDAYKANKAAGGSRADFLFAASQIPGIYVPSLYNVTYKEDGTIASFTPAKEGVPEKVCKQLITDVTKDYRVIKAPVVPFIKATQDRVTLEIQRGCIRGCRFCQAGMIYRPTRERNVEDLKASAREMLQNTGHEEISLSSLSSSDYSELKELVNFLIEEFHGNAVNISLPSLRIDAFALDVMSKVQDVKKSSLTFAPEAGSQRLRNVINKGLTEENILHGAGEAFKGGWNQVKLYFMLGLPTETEDDMKGIAHLAQKIAETYYEEVPKEKRNGKVQVNVSTSFFVPKPFTPFQWAGMYREEDFVEKAKVVKSEIRAQLNQRSIRYSWHEPDVTILEGFLARGDRRCSKVILRAYEKGAIYDAWSESFDYNIWKESFVETNTDIDFYTLRERSTDEILPWDFIDAGVTKKFLIHEWEQAKKETVTPNCRQKCSGCGAMRYGGGVCYEGKN, via the coding sequence ATGAGAACTCTAGCTTTAAGCGATGAAATTTTAATGAAAGTTGACAAGGCTGCCCGTTACATCGGTGGTGAAGTCAACTCTGTAATGAAAGATAAGAATGACGTAGATATCCGCTTTGCCATGTGCTTCCCGGATGTTTATGAAATCGGTATGTCCAATCTGGGCATGATGATCCTCTACAACATGTTCAATGAACGTGAGGATGTCTGGTGTGAGCGTGTCTTTTCTCCGTGGATGGATCTGGATAAAATTATGCGTGAGGAACATATTCCTCTCTTTGCCCTGGAATCCCAGGAGCCTGTAAAGGAGTTTGATTTCCTTGGTATTACCCTTGGATATGAGATGTGCTATACCAATGTGCTTCAGGTACTTGACCTGAGCCATGTTTCACTTCTGGCAAAGGATCGTAAGGAAGATGACCCTATCGTCATCGGCGGCGGTGCATGTGCATATAATCCGGAACCGATCGCAGAATTTTTTGATATGTTTTATATTGGCGAGGGTGAGACTGTCTATGATGCTTTGTTTGATGCATATAAGGCAAACAAGGCAGCAGGCGGCTCCAGAGCAGACTTCCTGTTTGCAGCTTCCCAGATTCCCGGAATTTATGTTCCCTCTTTATACAATGTAACCTACAAAGAAGACGGCACCATTGCTTCCTTTACACCTGCAAAAGAGGGTGTACCTGAGAAAGTCTGTAAACAGCTGATCACCGATGTCACTAAAGACTACCGCGTGATCAAAGCTCCTGTAGTTCCATTTATTAAAGCTACTCAGGATCGTGTTACTCTGGAAATCCAGCGTGGCTGTATCCGCGGATGTCGTTTCTGTCAGGCAGGTATGATCTACCGTCCTACCAGAGAGCGCAATGTGGAGGATTTAAAGGCAAGTGCCAGAGAAATGCTTCAGAATACAGGACATGAGGAGATTTCCTTAAGTTCTCTAAGCTCCAGTGATTATTCTGAGCTGAAGGAACTGGTAAACTTCCTGATCGAAGAATTTCATGGCAATGCTGTCAATATATCTCTGCCATCCCTGCGTATCGATGCTTTTGCCCTGGATGTTATGAGCAAGGTACAGGATGTAAAGAAGAGCAGCCTTACTTTTGCACCGGAAGCAGGCTCCCAGCGTCTGCGTAATGTTATCAACAAAGGTCTGACAGAAGAGAATATTCTTCATGGTGCAGGTGAAGCATTCAAAGGTGGATGGAATCAGGTAAAGCTTTACTTCATGCTCGGACTTCCAACTGAAACAGAAGATGATATGAAAGGTATTGCTCATCTTGCTCAGAAAATTGCAGAAACTTATTATGAAGAAGTGCCGAAAGAAAAACGTAATGGCAAGGTTCAGGTCAATGTAAGTACCTCTTTCTTTGTACCGAAACCATTTACCCCATTCCAGTGGGCAGGTATGTACAGAGAGGAAGATTTCGTGGAGAAAGCAAAGGTCGTAAAAAGCGAGATCCGCGCACAGTTAAACCAGAGAAGTATCCGCTACAGCTGGCATGAGCCGGATGTAACGATTCTTGAAGGTTTCCTTGCAAGAGGTGACCGCCGTTGTTCAAAAGTTATCCTCAGAGCATATGAAAAAGGTGCGATCTACGATGCATGGTCAGAGAGTTTTGACTATAATATATGGAAAGAATCTTTTGTGGAAACCAACACAGATATTGATTTCTATACTCTCAGAGAACGTTCCACAGATGAGATCCTTCCATGGGATTTCATTGATGCAGGAGTGACCAAGAAGTTCCTGATTCACGAATGGGAACAGGCAAAGAAAGAAACCGTAACACCAAACTGCCGTCAGAAATGTTCCGGCTGTGGTGCTATGCGTTATGGCGGAGGTGTATGTTATGAAGGTAAGAATTAA
- the nadD gene encoding nicotinate-nucleotide adenylyltransferase: MADIKHRIGIMGGTFDPIHMGHLILGEKAYEQFRLEKVLFMPSGNPPHKRNRQGRATDEERVEMVRRAITGNPHFELSLTEMHENGYTYTYHTLEMLKEKNPDTDYYFIIGADSLYDFDTWREPERICRNCILVTAVRNHSTIAELEAEMNRLSLKYNGTFLTLNTTNLDVSSEMLRNWISEDKSVRYYIPDPVIEYIRENQIYSLAEKKG; this comes from the coding sequence ATGGCTGACATCAAACACAGAATTGGTATTATGGGCGGTACTTTTGATCCCATCCACATGGGGCATCTGATTCTGGGAGAGAAAGCATACGAACAGTTCCGACTGGAAAAGGTACTGTTCATGCCTTCCGGAAATCCGCCTCACAAGAGAAACCGTCAGGGACGTGCCACAGATGAAGAAAGAGTTGAAATGGTCCGCAGGGCGATTACCGGAAATCCTCACTTTGAACTGTCGCTGACTGAAATGCATGAAAATGGTTATACTTACACTTATCATACACTGGAAATGTTAAAAGAGAAGAATCCGGATACTGATTATTATTTTATAATCGGCGCAGACTCCCTGTATGACTTTGATACATGGCGTGAACCGGAAAGAATCTGCAGAAACTGCATTCTGGTAACTGCTGTAAGAAATCATTCCACAATCGCAGAGCTCGAAGCAGAAATGAACCGTCTTTCGCTTAAATATAATGGCACATTTCTGACACTGAATACCACAAACCTTGATGTATCCAGCGAAATGCTCAGAAACTGGATCAGCGAAGATAAAAGTGTGCGTTACTATATTCCTGATCCGGTGATTGAGTATATCAGAGAAAACCAGATTTACAGTCTGGCCGAAAAGAAAGGATGA
- the rsfS gene encoding ribosome silencing factor: MNRELEMAKLACRALDEKKGKDIKVIDIHEVSVIADYFVIASASNQNQVQAMVDNVDETLGRAGFEAKQIEGTRNSSWVLMDYGDMIVHVFDEENRLFYDLERIWRDGKVLDVNEFLEK; the protein is encoded by the coding sequence ATGAACAGAGAACTTGAAATGGCAAAACTTGCCTGCCGCGCACTTGATGAGAAAAAAGGAAAAGATATTAAGGTAATAGATATCCATGAAGTATCTGTAATTGCCGATTATTTTGTAATTGCAAGTGCTTCCAACCAGAATCAGGTTCAGGCTATGGTTGACAATGTAGATGAAACACTTGGCAGAGCCGGATTTGAAGCAAAACAGATTGAGGGAACCAGAAACTCCAGCTGGGTTCTTATGGATTACGGCGATATGATTGTCCACGTATTTGACGAAGAGAATCGTCTTTTCTATGACCTCGAAAGAATCTGGAGAGATGGTAAGGTTCTTGACGTTAATGAATTTCTTGAAAAATAA
- a CDS encoding TIGR03936 family radical SAM-associated protein has translation MKVRIKFSKEGPVKFVGHLDTMRYFQKAIRRANLPVAFSGGYSPHMIMSFAAPLGVGTESLGEYFDLELAETVPTSEITRRLDAVMVEGVHVISTRQVEDGKAGKAMSLVAAADYYVEFRPGKEPEISWKDKISDFLAQPEITVMKKTKRSEKEIDIRPFIYKMELQGDKIFMMLASASANYTKPELVTDTFFSWLGIELPEFAYSIKRLEVYADKGTEEEHKFVTLEALGEEVE, from the coding sequence ATGAAGGTAAGAATTAAATTCAGCAAAGAGGGTCCTGTGAAATTTGTGGGACATCTGGATACCATGCGTTATTTTCAGAAGGCTATCCGCAGAGCCAATCTTCCGGTTGCTTTTTCCGGTGGATACAGTCCGCATATGATCATGTCTTTTGCCGCACCATTAGGAGTTGGTACGGAAAGTCTGGGAGAGTACTTCGATCTGGAGCTGGCAGAGACAGTTCCTACTTCAGAGATCACAAGACGTCTGGATGCAGTGATGGTAGAAGGGGTACATGTAATCAGTACCCGTCAGGTTGAGGACGGAAAGGCGGGTAAGGCAATGTCACTGGTGGCAGCAGCCGATTATTATGTAGAATTTCGTCCGGGAAAAGAGCCTGAAATTTCCTGGAAAGATAAAATCAGTGATTTCCTGGCGCAGCCGGAGATCACAGTAATGAAAAAGACCAAACGAAGCGAAAAGGAAATTGATATTCGTCCGTTTATCTATAAGATGGAACTTCAGGGAGACAAGATCTTTATGATGCTTGCTTCCGCAAGTGCCAATTACACAAAACCGGAACTGGTAACAGATACATTCTTTTCATGGCTTGGCATAGAACTTCCGGAATTTGCTTATTCCATCAAACGTCTGGAAGTATACGCAGATAAAGGAACAGAGGAAGAACATAAATTTGTAACTCTGGAAGCACTGGGTGAAGAAGTTGAGTAA
- the obgE gene encoding GTPase ObgE, whose translation MFADRAKIYIRSGKGGDGHVSFRRELYVPNGGPDGGDGGRGGDVIFEVDEGQNTLGDYRHRRKYKAEDGQEGGKKRCHGADGKDVVLKVPEGTVIMDAESGKVIADMSGENKRQIVLRGGRGGKGNQHYATATMQVPKYAQPGQPAQELEVLLELKVIADVGLVGFPNVGKSTFLSRVTNAQPKIANYHFTTLSPNLGVVDTENGGFVIADIPGLIEGASEGVGLGHEFLRHIERTRVIIHIVDAASTEGRDPIDDIYKINKELEAYNPEIAARPQVIAANKIDCIYTEDGEESPIDKLKAEFEPKGIQVYPISAVSGQGVRELLFHVKELLDSCPQEPVVFEQEFFPEDMLIGENLPYTVEQSPEDPTIFVVEGPKIEKMLGYTNLDSEKGFAFFQKFLKEGGILEELEKAGIQEGDTVRMYGFDFDYYK comes from the coding sequence ATGTTTGCAGACAGAGCGAAAATCTATATCCGCTCCGGTAAAGGCGGCGACGGCCATGTAAGTTTCCGCAGAGAATTATATGTTCCGAATGGCGGTCCTGACGGCGGCGACGGCGGTCGTGGAGGAGACGTGATATTTGAGGTAGATGAAGGCCAGAACACCCTTGGCGACTACCGACACAGAAGAAAATATAAAGCAGAAGACGGACAGGAAGGCGGCAAAAAACGCTGCCATGGTGCCGATGGAAAAGATGTTGTATTAAAAGTTCCGGAAGGAACTGTTATCATGGATGCAGAATCCGGTAAAGTAATTGCTGATATGTCCGGTGAAAATAAACGCCAGATCGTATTAAGAGGCGGAAGAGGTGGCAAAGGAAACCAGCATTATGCGACTGCAACCATGCAGGTTCCGAAATATGCACAGCCAGGACAGCCTGCGCAGGAACTGGAAGTTCTTCTGGAGCTGAAAGTAATCGCAGACGTAGGTCTGGTTGGATTCCCGAATGTCGGAAAGTCCACATTCCTTTCCCGTGTTACCAACGCACAGCCGAAAATTGCCAATTATCACTTTACAACCCTGAGCCCAAATCTTGGTGTTGTAGATACTGAAAACGGTGGTTTTGTGATCGCTGATATTCCCGGTCTGATCGAAGGTGCTTCCGAAGGTGTGGGACTTGGACATGAGTTCCTCCGCCACATTGAACGTACCAGAGTCATTATCCACATTGTAGATGCAGCATCTACAGAGGGACGTGACCCAATCGATGATATTTACAAGATTAATAAAGAACTGGAAGCTTATAATCCGGAAATTGCTGCAAGACCACAGGTAATCGCAGCAAATAAAATCGACTGTATCTATACAGAAGACGGCGAAGAGAGCCCGATTGACAAACTTAAGGCAGAATTTGAGCCAAAAGGAATCCAGGTATATCCGATTTCCGCTGTCAGCGGTCAGGGTGTCAGAGAACTTTTATTCCATGTGAAAGAACTTCTTGACAGCTGCCCACAGGAACCTGTAGTATTTGAACAGGAATTCTTCCCTGAAGATATGTTGATCGGAGAAAACCTTCCATATACAGTAGAGCAGAGTCCTGAAGATCCGACAATTTTTGTTGTCGAGGGACCGAAGATTGAAAAGATGCTTGGCTACACAAATCTTGATTCTGAAAAAGGTTTCGCATTCTTCCAGAAATTCCTGAAAGAGGGAGGCATCCTGGAAGAACTTGAGAAGGCAGGCATTCAGGAAGGCGATACTGTGCGTATGTACGGATTTGATTTTGATTACTATAAATAG
- the yhbY gene encoding ribosome assembly RNA-binding protein YhbY: protein MTSKQRAYLKGLAMTMDPILQLGKGGLTPENTAAVDEALAARELIKISVLQNCLEDPRQMAEVLAERTRSQIVQVIGKKIVLYREGKNEKKKIELPRK, encoded by the coding sequence ATGACAAGTAAACAGAGAGCTTATTTAAAAGGTCTTGCAATGACCATGGATCCAATCCTTCAGCTTGGAAAGGGTGGTCTTACTCCTGAGAACACAGCCGCAGTAGATGAGGCGCTTGCAGCCAGAGAACTGATCAAGATCAGTGTTCTTCAGAACTGCCTGGAGGATCCGCGCCAGATGGCTGAGGTTCTGGCAGAACGTACACGTTCCCAGATCGTACAGGTTATCGGCAAGAAAATTGTTTTATACCGTGAAGGCAAAAACGAAAAGAAAAAAATTGAATTACCCAGAAAATAA
- a CDS encoding ribosomal-processing cysteine protease Prp yields the protein MITITVKKRNGNYLEFVSKGHAGYAEEGQDIVCAAVSVLVINTVNSLETFTDDQFEVQEDDGYVSFHFTAPVTERGTLLMDSLILGLTEIEHSYNNRYLTVKVKEV from the coding sequence ATGATTACAATTACAGTTAAGAAGAGAAATGGAAATTATCTGGAATTTGTTTCGAAAGGTCACGCCGGATATGCAGAGGAAGGACAGGATATTGTCTGTGCTGCTGTCTCTGTACTAGTGATCAATACTGTAAATTCTCTTGAGACATTTACAGATGATCAGTTCGAAGTGCAGGAAGATGACGGCTATGTATCTTTTCATTTTACGGCTCCGGTTACTGAGAGGGGAACCCTTCTCATGGATTCGCTGATTCTCGGATTAACAGAAATTGAACATAGTTATAACAATCGATATTTGACAGTAAAAGTCAAGGAGGTGTAA